The Penicillium oxalicum strain HP7-1 chromosome VI, whole genome shotgun sequence genome window below encodes:
- a CDS encoding putative membrane protein — protein sequence MVLQTSSPSWLGAALALLSLFSLLVPANALYFYVDGRQTKCFFEDLPKDTLVAGRFSAEVINPNTNTYTTDHNLRIQITVDETFDNDHRVVNKRENHAGRFTFSAADAGQHRICFTAETDLTTSGWMSSGQGAVRFTLDMAIGETSKIETEDKDKMKDIVQRVRDLNSRLHDIRREQVYQREREAEFRDQSETTNSRVVRWALIQVAVLSAACAWQLSHLRSFFIKQKLT from the exons ATGGTTTTGCAGACATCTTCACCATCATGGCTTGGTGCCGCTCTGGCCCTAttgtctctcttttctcttctggtCCCCGCCAATGCCTTGTATTTCTACGTGGATGGCCGACAAACAAAGTGCTTCTTCGAGGATCTCCCCAAGGATACCCTGGTCGCTG GCAGATTCTCAGCTGAAGTGATCAACCCCAACACCAACACATACACTACCGACCACAACCTCCGGATTCAGATCACAGTTGACGAGACCTTTGACAATGATCATCGCGTTGTGAACAAGCGCGAAAACCACGCGGGTCGCTTCACCTTTTCCGCTGCTGATGCCGGTCAACATCGCATCTGCTTCACGGCCGAGACCGATTTGACCACCTCCGGCTGGATGTCCAGCGGCCAGGGCGCTGTCCGATTCACCTTGGACATGGCTATCGGTGAGACCAGCAAGATTGAGaccgaggacaaggacaagatgaAGGATATTGTCCAGCGTGTCCGTGACCTGAACAGTCGTCTGCACGATATCCGTCGCGAGCAGGTCTACCAGCGG GAGCGTGAGGCCGAGTTCCGTGACCAGTCCGAGACCACCAACTCTCGCGTTGTCCGCTGGGCTCTGATTCAAGTCGCTGTTCTCTCTGCGGCTTGTGCCTGGCAATTGTCTCATCTGCGGtccttcttcatcaagcagAAGTTGACTTAA
- a CDS encoding SWR1-complex protein 4: MAAADVRDMLDLPAEGQPRPAKKQKVVEKRPEGITRELYALLGERAPPIAINENKYKGRPKFMNKLRVRKWCMTPFTNNARSDGLVLNHWQREHESARPPVSDTTQMEVDTTGEGNQQDATTPHEKEYPFAKYNIKARVPRQYTDEEYNRHLRSDDWTREETDYLMGLVAEYDVRWVVIADRYDYQRHHDSEPEANAIVPAKQYRTMEQMKSRYYYVAATMLAIEHPPSEMSEAEFALHEQMLKYDPDRERDRKELAALQLNRTADEVREEAMLLEELKRITSNEQNFITERRELYSRLEVPISVGNTTMYQTSQGLSQLLQTLLQADKSKKRRSILGPEAGAPSPAGQTPTQATAPGRAETPSTTAAPPKETKKGSAAPQPPPSLRTLTPAEETRYGIQHHERLTGGVQFRSDRAQKLTQAKSNVQTQKLASALAELEIPVRLFMPTERVCKDFEKLIQSVNLLLDARKVAEKVESEIRVLEAAKAERERKEAPEPTEKDSAHAEVKKEADDAGTNMLASTAADATTSTPAAPPTDGASDQVAPAEAKSDAPATAEEQSAKEDGTHKRSASVLSNASDKSLKRQRR; this comes from the exons ATGGCCGCCGCGGATGTTCGTGATATGTTGGATTTGCCCGCTGAGGGCCAGCCCAGACCGGcgaagaaacaaaaagtgGTCGAGAAGCGTCCAG AGGGAATCACACGTGAATTATACGCGCTTCTTGGAGAGCGGGCGCCACCGATCGCGATCAATGAGAACAAGTACAAGGGGCGACCCAAGTTCATGAACAAACTGCGTGTTCGCAAATG GTGTATGACGCCCTTTACGAATAACGCCAGATCAGACGGGTTGGTATTGAACCATTGGCAAAGAGAACATGAATCGGCTCGACCCCCCGTGTCCGATACTACTCAGATGGAAGTTGATACAACGGGAGAGGGGAACCAACAAGACGCGACGACGCCACACGAGAAAGAATATCCCTTTGCCAAGTACAACATCAAGGCCCGCGTACCTAGGCAATACACAGATGAGGAGTATAACCGACATCTCCGGAGTGACGACTGGACTCGAGAGGAGACGGATTATTTGATGGGTCTAGTGGCCGAGTATGATGTGCGCTGGGTTGTCATTGCAGACCGATACGACTATCAGAGACACCATGACTCTGAGCCGGAGGCCAATGCGATTGTGCCCGCAAAGCAATACCGAACCATGGAGCAGATGAAATCCCGCTACTATTACGTTGCTGCAACGATGCTGGCAATAGAACATCCTCCGTCTGAAATGTCCGAGGCCGAATTCGCTCTGCACGAACAAATGTTGAAGTACGATCCAGATCGCGAACGGGATCGCAAGGAACTGGCCGCTCTGCAACTCAACCGGACGGCAGACGAAGTGCGAGAGGAGGCAATGCTGCTGGAAGAACTCAAGCGCATTACCAGTAACGAGCAGAACTTTATCACCGAGCGCCGTGAGCTCTACTCGCGTCTCGAAGTCCCCATCAGTGTGGGCAACACTACAATGTATCAGACCAGCCAGGGTCTGTCCCAGCTCCTGCAGACCCTTCTCCAGGCtgacaagagcaagaaacGCCGTTCGATTCTTGGACCTGAAGCCGGTGCTCCAAGTCCCGCTGGACAAACACCCACCCAGGCGACTGCTCCCGGGCGAGCTGAGACCCCCAGTACAACCGCCGCGCCGCCCAAGGAGACCAAGAAAGGCTCTGCAGCACCTCAGCCGCCGCCGTCGCTCCGAACTCTCACTCCCGCCGAGGAAACCCGCTACGGTATCCAACACCACGAACGACTCACGGGAGGCGTTCAATTCCGCAGCGATCGAGCCCAGAAACTCACCCAGGCCAAGTCAAACGTCCAAACCCAAAAGCTGGCCAGCGCCTTGGCCGAGCTCGAGATCCCCGTGCGCTTGTTCATGCCTACCGAGCGCGTGTGCAAGGACTTTGAAAAGCTCATTCAATCTgtcaacctcctcctcgacgcACGCAAGGTCGCCGAGAAGGTTGAAAGTGAGATTCGCGTTTTGGAAGCGGCCAAGGCCGAGCGGGAGCGTAAAGAGGCTCCCGAACCTACCGAAAAAGATTCCGCGCATGCGGAAGTCAAGAAAGAGGCCGATGATGCTGGAACCAACATGCTCGCTTCAACAGCCGCGGACGCCACCACATCTACGCCTGCAGCTCCTCCTACCGACGGCGCAAGTGATCAAGTGGCGCCCGCCGAGGCGAAGTCGGATGCGCCAGCCACAGCGGAGGAACAGTCTGCCAAGGAGGATGGTACGCACAAGCGCTCAGCCAGTGTCTTGAGTAATGCCAGTGACAAGAGCTTGAAGCGCCAGCGACGTTAA
- a CDS encoding putative 5-methyltetrahydropteroyltriglutamate--homocysteine methyltransferase, which produces MVQSAVLGFPRMGRLRDLKKATEAYWGGKLSRDDLLAEGKRLRAEHWGLIKKAGVDSIPSNDFAFYDQVLDHIQLFGVVPERYSKHKLHPLDEYFAMGRGLQKEGVDVPALEMVKWFDSNYHYVKPTLQDNQVFTLAAEPKPVVEFLEAKAQGVVTRPVILGPVSFLTLGKADRGQSVDPIDKLNDLLPLYVELLSKLKAAGAEDVQIDEPVLVFDLAPKSKAAFKPAYEALGNLGDKAPRLTLATYFGDIVHNIDVLSSLQNLHAIHVDLVRNPEQLEAVAGALGPKQTLSAGVVDGRNIWKTNFKNAIEKVEAAIQKLGKDRVVVATSSSLLHVPHTLESEKKLDPEIRDWFSFAVEKLTEVAIIAKAVTEGPSSVSAELEANAKSMHSRATSARTNDPKVKARQAAVTDEMHNRKSPFATRIAEQTKFIKLPLFPTTTIGSFPQTQNIRVTRNKFTKGEITAQEYEKFIEKEIQDVVKLQEELDLDVLVHGEPERNDMVQYFGERLDGYAFTTMAWVQSYGSRCVRPPIIVGDISRPAPMTVKESQYAVSITSKPMKGMLTGPITCLRWSFPRDDVHQSVQAQQLALALRDEVADLEAAGVKVIQVDEPALREGLPLRKGSERDAYVKWAVNAFKLSTAVARDETQIHSHFCYSEFQDFFHAIAALDTDVLSIENSKSDAKLLKVFIDEKFAAQIGPGVFDIHSPRVPSEQEMKDRIEEMLQFLRPDQLWINPDCGLKTRKEEECIGQLKSMVAAAKYYRQKYSQ; this is translated from the exons ATGGTTCAATC CGCCGTTCTCGGTTTCCCCCGCATGGGTCGGCTCCGTGACCTGAAGAAGGCCACGGAAGCTTACTGGGGTGGCAAGCTCTCTCGCGACGACTTGCTCGCCGAGGGCAAGCGTCTCCGTGCCGAGCACTGGGGCCTCATCAAGAAGGCTGGTGTCGACTCAATCCCCAGCAACGACTTTGCTTTCTACG ACCAGGTTCTCGATCACATCCAGCTCTTCGGCGTTGTCCCGGAGCGTTACTCCAAGCACAAGCTCCACCCCCTCGATGAGTACTTCGCCATGGGTCGTGGTCTCCAGAAGGAGGGTGTCGATGTCCCCGCTTTGGAGATGGTCAAGTGGTTTGACTCCAACTACCACTACGTCAAGCCCACTCTCCAGGACAACCAGGTCTTCACCCTCGCGGCTGAGCCCAAGCCCGTCGTTGAGTtcctcgaggccaaggcTCAGGGTGTCGTCACTCGCCCTGTGATCTTGGGTCCCGTTTCTTTCCTCACCCTCGGTAAGGCCGACCGTGGCCAGTCCGTTGACCCCATCGACAAGCTGAACGACCTGTTGCCCCTCTATGTGGAGCTgctctccaagctcaaggctGCCGGTGCCGAGGATGTCCAGATTGACGAGCCCGTCCTGGTCTTTGACCTGGCCCCCAAGTCCAAGGCTGCTTTCAAGCCCGCCTACGAGGCTCTGGGTAACTTGGGTGACAAGGCTCCCCGCCTGACCCTCGCTACTTACTTCGGTGACATTGTCCACAACATCGATGtcctctcttccctccaGAACCTCCACGCTATCCACGTCGACCTGGTCCGCAACCCGGAGCAGCTTGAGGCTGTTGCTGGCGCTCTCGGCCCCAAGCAGACTCTGTCTGCTGGTGTTGTTGACGGCCGTAACATCTGGAAGACCAACTTCAAGAACGCCATTGAGAAGGTCGAGGCCGCCATCCAGAAGCTCGGCAAGGACCGTGTTGTCGTTGCCACTTCCAGCTCCCTCCTGCACGTTCCTCACACCCTCgagagcgagaagaagctcgaccCCGAGATCCGGGACTGGTTCAGCTTCGCCGTCGAGAAGTTGACCGAGGTTGCCATCATTGCCAAGGCCGTTACCGAGGGCCCCTCCTCCGTCAGCGCTGAGCTCGAGGCCAACGCCAAGTCCATGCACTCTCGTGCCACCTCTGCTCGCACCAACGAccccaaggtcaaggcccGCCAGGCCGCCGTCACCGACGAGATGCACAACCGCAAGTCCCCCTTTGCCACTCGCATTGCTGAGCAGACCAAGTTCATCAAGCtgcctctcttccccaccaccaccattgGTTCATTCCCTCAGACTCAGAACATCCGTGTGACCCGTAACAAGTTCACCAAGGGTGAGATCACCGCTCAGGAGTACGAGAAGTTcatcgagaaggagatccaggATGTTGTCAAGTTGCAGGAGGAGCTCGACCTCGATGTCCTCGTCCACGGTGAGCCCGAGCGTAACGACATGGTTCAGTACTTCGGTGAACGTCTTGACGGATACGCCTTCACCACCATGGCCTGGGTGCAGAGCTACGGTTCTCGCTGCGTGCGTCCCCCCATCATTGTCGGCGACATCTCCCGTCCCGCCCCCATGACCGTCAAGGAGTCCCAGTACGCTGTctccatcacctccaagCCCATGAAGGGCATGCTTACTGGTCCCATCACCTGTCTGCGGTGGTCGTTCCCCCGTGACGATGTTCACCAGTCCGTCCAGGCTCAGCAGCTTGCTCTCGCTCTCCGCGACGAGGTTGCTGACCTTGAGGCTGCCGGTGTCAAGGTCATCCAGGTCGATGAGCCCGCCCTCCGTGAGGGTCTGCCCCTCCGCAAGGGCTCTGAGCGTGACGCCTACGTGAAGTGGGCTGTCAACGCCTTCAAGCTGTCCACCGCTGTTGCCCGTGACGAGACTCAGATTCACTCCCACTTCTGTTACTCTGAGTTCCAGGACTTCTTCCACGCTATTGCCGCGCTGGACACTGACGTTCTGTCCATCGAGAACAGCAAGTCTGACGCCAAGCTCCTCAAGGtcttcatcgatgagaaGTTCGCTGCTCAGATTGGACCCGGTGTCTTTGACATCCACTCCCCTCGTGTCCCCAGCGAGCAGGAGATGAAGGACCGCATCGAGGAGATGCTCCAGTTCCTCCGCCCCGACCAGCTGTGGATCAACCCCGACTGCGGTCTCAAGACCCgcaaggaggaggagtgcATTGGCCAGCTCAAGTCCATGGTGGCTGCTGCCAAGTACTACCGCCAGAAGTACTCCCAGTAA
- a CDS encoding putative J domain-containing protein — translation MPSATASGSDAKGGNARSREHNQGNQDRTYTPEQKAAVLRIRKCGPTDFYEILAIEKTATDSEIKKAYRKLSLLTHPDKNSYDGADEAFKMVSRAFQILSDSDKKSRYDRFGGDPDSRFNPGPSTSSGGSPFSGFNGGGGGFPRSAGGGAAFDAEISPEEMFNRFFNGGFGGGGFGPFAGPQFVFNMGGGPGFRVHQFGGGVPRRRPRPTAANNTNEPAPPVDGWGFVRQLLPLILLFVLPLLSSLLTGSSTPAGPTYRFDAPLSPHTMGRTTPRLNLNYFVNPVDVEDYSARKFRQLDQRVEVDYITRLRHDCESEVHMRERMIQDAQGWFFPDVEKMKEARALELKHCRRLEQLKGKY, via the exons ATGCCTTCTGCCACGGCGTCTGGCTCCGACGCCAAAGGTGGAAATGCACGGTCACGCGAACATAATCAAGGCAACCAAGATCGCACCTACACGCCGGAACAAAAGGCTGCGGTTCTGCGAATCCGAAAATGTGGTCCGACCGACTTCTATGAGATTCTCGCCATTGAGAAGACTGCGACGGATAGTGAAATTAAAAAGGCGTATCGGAAGTTGAGTTTGTTGACACACCCTGATAAGAATTCCTATGATGGGGCAGACGAGGCATTCAAAA TGGTGTCGCGAGCGTTTCAAATCCTCTCAGACTCCGACAAGAAGTCTCGTTATGACCGGTTCGGAGGAGACCCCGACAGCAGATTCAACCCCGGACCAAGTACGTCGAGCGGAGGCTCTCCGTTCAGTGGATTcaatggaggaggaggagggttcCCTCGCTCTGCCGGGGGTGGGGCAGCCTTCGATGCGGAAATATCACCAGAAGAGATGTTCAATCGCTTCTTCAACGGTGGCTTTGGGGGCGGCGGCTTTGGTCCATTTG CGGGTCCTCAATTTGTCTTCAACATGGGCGGAGGACCAGGATTCCGGGTACACCAGTTTGGAGGAGGTGTGCCACGTCGTCGACCTCGTCCCACGGCAGCAAACAACACCAATGAGCCCGCGCCTCCCGTGGATGGATGGGGCTTCGTTCGTCAACTCTTGCCGCTTATTCTACTCTTCGTgcttcccctcctctcgtCGCTTCTTACCGGCTCTTCGACTCCGGCTGGACCAACATATCGATTTGACGCCCCTCTAAGTCCTCATACCATGGGCCGTACCACGCCGAGGCTCAACTTGAACTATTTTGTAAATCCAGTTGATGTGGAAGACTATAGTGCTCGCAAATTCCGTCAGCTTGACCAGCGCGTTGAAGTGGACTACATTACGAGGCTCCGACATGACTGCGAGTCTGAAGTGCATATGCGTGAAAGGATGATCCAAGATGCGCAGGGGTGGTTTTTCCCTGATgtggaaaagatgaaagaAGCCCGCGCTTTAGAGCTGAAGCACTGTCGACGGTTGGAGCAATTAAAGGGCAAATACTGA
- a CDS encoding Proteasome subunit beta type-3, with protein sequence MDFRPRQRCGVIRALAPRVLHSSPASPPPPIHQLSTSHSSQPPLVQRSIWKLKLQKLCLPTEVYTKRTATMDLPLTISVFQGSPFDINGGACVAMVGKDCVAIACDLRLGMQALTISNNFPKIFNYAPSTYLGLTGLATDVNTVSDLFRYKVNMYRLREERHISPQTLANLVSSSLYEKRFGPFFVSPVIAGINPTTGKPFICGFDSIGCIDFAKDFIVSGTASDQLFGTCEGLWEPDLGPEDLFETISQALLSAVDRDALSGWGAQVYIIEKDKVTQRLLKGRQD encoded by the exons ATGGACTTCCGGCCCAGGCAGCGGTGCGGCGTCATCCGAGCTTTGGCACCTCGCGTCCTTCACAGCTCCCCggcatctcctcctccccccattcATCAGCTATCCACCTCTCACTCCTCCCAGCCTCCTCTGGTCCAACGCAGTATCTGGAAATTGAAACTCCAAAAGCTCTGCTTGCCGACTGAAGTTTATACAAAAAGAACCGCAACTATG GACCTTCCGCTAACCATCTCCGTGTTCCAGGGCTCACCCTTTGACATCA ATGGCGGTGCTTGTGTCGCCATGGTGGGCAAAGATTGTGTCGCCATTGCGTGCGACCTCCGCTTGGGTATGCAAGCGTTGACCATCTCCAACAACTTCCCCAAGATTTTCAACTACGCTCCGTCCACCTATCTTGGTCTTACTGGCCTTGCGACCGACGTCAACACCGTCTCCGATCTCTTCCGCTACAAAGTCAACATGTACCGGCTGCGCGAGGAGCGCCACATCTCCCCTCAGACTTTGGCCAACCTGGTTAGCTCATCGTTGTATGAGAAGCGCTTCGGTCCATTCTTCGTGAGCCCCGTGATAGCGGGTATCAACCCAACAACTGGGAAGCCTTTCATTTGCGGATTTGACAGCATCGGCTGCATCGATTTCGCCAAGGACTTCATTGTCAGTGGAACGGCGAGCGACCAGCTGTTCGGTACCTGCGAGGGTCTCTGGGAGCCGGATCTT GGACCCGAGGATCTGTTCGAGACTATCTCCCAAGCGCTCCTGAGTGCCGTTGATCGAGACGCCCTTTCCGGTTGGGGTGCGCAGGTTTATATCatagagaaggacaaggtcaCTCAACGATTACTGAAGGGACGTCAAGACTAA
- a CDS encoding 60S ribosomal protein L36 → MAQERTGIVVGTNKGHKTTPLNTPKNKISRTKGQSSRRTAFVREIAREVVGLAPYERRVIELLRNAQDKRARKLAKKRLGTFTRGKRKVEDMQKVIAEARRTQAH, encoded by the exons ATGGCGCAGGAACGCACCGGTATCGTGGTCGGCACCAACAAGGGCCAC AAAACCACTCCTCTCAACACCCCCAAGAACAAGATTAGCCGCACCAAGGGCCAGTCTTCTCGCCGCACTGCGTTCGTCCGCGAGATCGCTCGTGAGGTTGTCGGTCTTGCTCCCTATGAGCGCCGTGTGATTGAGTTGCTCCGCAACGCCCAGGACAAGCGTGCCCGCA AGCTCGCCAAGAAGCGC CTCGGTACCTTCACCCGTGGCAAGAGAAAGGTTGAGGACATGCAGAAGGTCATTGCCGAGGCCCGCCGTACCCAGGCCCACTAA